Proteins found in one Lycium ferocissimum isolate CSIRO_LF1 chromosome 6, AGI_CSIRO_Lferr_CH_V1, whole genome shotgun sequence genomic segment:
- the LOC132060195 gene encoding phosphoenolpyruvate carboxylase kinase 2-like, with protein MFQTLKNEYQICEEIGRGRFGTVYRCICPLTGDSFAVKSINKNILKDSTDRECLIKEPKILQHLNGNPNILNLYKLYENDDFLHLVTDYCPNSDLYERVSNGPLPEPEAALILTQLVTAVNYCHHMGVAHRDIKPDNILFDSMGKLKLCDFGSGEFIVGPSMSGVVGTPYYVAPEVLMGKEYNEKVDVWSCGVILYIMISGVVPFYGENATETFQAVMRANLRFPTRHFRSVSSEVKDLLRKMLCKDVSRRFSAEQVLRHPWVINGGVKRSMADLN; from the exons atgTTCCAAACCTTAAAAAACGAATACCAAATTTGTGAAGAAATTGGTCGTGGTAGATTCGGTACCGTTTACCGTTGTATCTGCCCGTTAACCGGAGATTCCTTTGCCGTTAAATCCATCAACAAAAACATCCTTAAAGATTCCACTGACCGTGAATGTCTCATTAAAGAACCCAAAATCCTTCAACATCTTAACGGTAACCCAAACATCCTTAATCTCTACAAACTCTATGAAAATGACGATTTTCTCCATTTGGTAACTGATTACTGCCCAAATAGCGATTTATACGAACGGGTTTCAAATGGACCTTTACCCGAACCCGAAGCAGCTTTAATATTAACTCAATTAGTTACCGCGGTTAATTACTGTCATCATATGGGTGTGGCCCACAGAGATATAAAGCCAGATAATATATTATTTGATTCAATGGGTAAGTTGAAGCTGTGTGATTTCGGGTCGGGTGAGTTTATTGTGGGGCCCAGTATGAGTGGTGTTGTGGGGACACCGTATTACGTGGCACCTGAAGTGTTGATGGGGAAAGAGTATAATGAGAAAGTGGATGTGTGGAGTTGTGGtgttattttgtatattatgatatctgGTGTTGTTCctttttatggtgaaaatgcaACTGAGACTTTTCAAGCTGTTATGAGGGCAAATTTGAGATTTCCCACTAGGCATTTTAGGTCTGTTTCGAGTGAAGTTAAAGATTTGTTGAGGAAGATGTTATGTAAGGATGTTTCTAGAAGATTTTCAGCTGAACAAGTACTGA GACACCCATGGGTGATTAATGGAGGAGTCAAAAGATCAATGGCTGATCTAAACTGA